One part of the Nitrosophilus kaiyonis genome encodes these proteins:
- a CDS encoding ATP-dependent helicase, with protein MDKIFKDLNDAQREAVETIDGPILILAGAGSGKTKTITSRLAYLLKIGIDPANTLTLTFTNKAAREMRDRALSLIEDSIYPPLLCTFHKFGLLFLKFYINELGRNNSFVIIDTDDKKRIIKSFEPDIPIGTIASEISRYKNSLIEPETAIESAQLPNFKKIASIYQKYQNYLKENNLVDFDDLLILTYKILDQNEDLCKEISNRYQYIMIDEYQDTNELQYKLVQKLCSTHNNICVVGDDDQSIYGWRGANVKNILEFPQQFNETKIIKLEKNYRSTKEILKAANALIEHNRNRLGKKLIATLEDGKPIEIYESKDENEESKKIAQKIRELLDSGVDPKDIAVLFRINALSRSLEEGLNRARIPYKLVGAVRFYERAEIKDIISYLRIVANPYDDFSLKRIINKPKRGIGKVTLDKIQKKAYENKKPMLTYLLECSEDELISLVGKKNQKTIKEFINGLEILKDISKDSLYKFIDEIENIFGLRKYYENLPDGMERVLNIDEFYGLFRDFVKQNPQNSLDDFLNELSLQSDQDQIDGEHISIMSVHASKGLEFKYLFVIGMEEGFFPLTGDGSDIEEERRLGYVAITRAKKELVLSYVHSRFYRGRRTELNKSRFLKEAGLCKGSLTLEKSTSFKKGDLVKHKIFGIGRVTGVSKVGREFKLSINFSGQKRDILASFVEKI; from the coding sequence ATGGATAAAATATTTAAAGATTTAAATGATGCACAAAGAGAAGCTGTTGAAACAATTGATGGGCCTATACTAATTTTGGCAGGTGCTGGTAGTGGAAAAACAAAAACGATAACATCAAGACTTGCATATCTGCTAAAAATAGGAATAGACCCGGCAAATACTTTAACTCTAACCTTTACTAATAAAGCAGCTAGGGAAATGAGAGATAGAGCTCTTTCTCTTATTGAAGACTCTATATATCCTCCATTATTATGTACTTTTCATAAATTTGGGCTTCTTTTTTTAAAATTTTATATAAATGAGCTTGGTAGAAATAACTCATTTGTTATTATAGATACAGATGATAAAAAAAGAATTATAAAATCTTTTGAGCCAGATATTCCAATTGGAACAATTGCAAGTGAAATCTCAAGATATAAAAACTCTTTAATAGAACCAGAAACTGCAATAGAAAGTGCCCAGCTTCCAAATTTTAAAAAAATAGCATCAATTTATCAAAAATATCAAAACTATCTAAAAGAGAATAATCTTGTTGATTTTGATGATCTGCTTATTTTAACCTACAAAATTTTAGATCAAAATGAAGATCTTTGCAAAGAGATAAGCAATAGATATCAATATATAATGATTGATGAGTACCAAGACACAAACGAGCTTCAATATAAACTTGTACAAAAACTATGCTCAACACATAATAATATATGTGTTGTAGGAGATGATGACCAAAGTATCTATGGATGGAGAGGAGCAAATGTTAAAAATATTTTAGAGTTTCCACAGCAATTTAATGAAACAAAAATAATTAAACTTGAAAAAAATTACCGCTCTACAAAAGAGATATTAAAAGCAGCAAACGCTTTAATAGAACATAATAGAAATAGATTAGGCAAAAAGCTTATTGCAACTTTAGAAGATGGAAAGCCAATAGAAATTTATGAATCAAAAGATGAAAATGAAGAGTCAAAAAAGATTGCTCAAAAAATCAGAGAACTTTTAGATAGTGGAGTTGACCCAAAAGATATTGCAGTACTTTTTAGAATCAATGCTCTTAGCCGCTCTTTAGAAGAGGGATTAAATAGAGCAAGAATTCCTTATAAGCTTGTAGGTGCTGTCAGATTTTATGAAAGGGCAGAAATCAAAGATATTATTAGCTATTTAAGAATAGTAGCAAATCCATATGATGATTTTTCTTTAAAAAGAATTATAAACAAACCAAAAAGAGGTATAGGAAAAGTAACATTGGATAAAATCCAAAAAAAAGCATATGAAAATAAAAAACCTATGCTTACCTATCTTTTGGAGTGTAGTGAAGATGAATTAATCTCATTAGTTGGAAAGAAAAACCAAAAAACAATCAAAGAGTTTATTAATGGTCTTGAAATATTAAAAGATATCTCTAAAGATTCGCTCTATAAATTTATTGATGAAATTGAAAATATCTTTGGATTAAGAAAATATTATGAAAATCTGCCAGATGGTATGGAGAGAGTATTAAATATTGATGAATTTTATGGACTTTTTAGAGATTTTGTTAAACAAAATCCTCAAAACTCTTTAGATGATTTTTTAAATGAACTATCTTTGCAAAGCGATCAAGACCAAATTGATGGTGAACATATCTCAATTATGAGTGTACATGCTAGTAAAGGACTTGAGTTTAAATATCTTTTTGTTATAGGAATGGAAGAGGGGTTTTTTCCATTAACAGGAGATGGAAGCGATATTGAAGAGGAAAGAAGGTTAGGTTATGTTGCTATAACAAGAGCAAAAAAAGAGTTGGTATTGAGTTATGTACATAGCAGATTTTATAGAGGAAGAAGAACAGAATTAAATAAAAGTAGATTTTTAAAAGAGGCAGGTCTGTGCAAAGGAAGTTTAACACTCGAAAAATCAACATCTTTTAAAAAGGGAGATTTGGTAAAACATAAAATTTTTGGAATAGGAAGAGTAACAGGCGTTAGTAAAGTTGGAAGAGAATTTAAACTATCAATTAATTTTAGCGGACAAAAAAGAGATATTTTAGCTTCATTTGTAGAGAAAATATAA
- a CDS encoding LysR family transcriptional regulator: protein MLKDFTKLETFLTVVREKSFSKASAKLGISQPAVTQQIKYLEDYLDTKIVERKKNGIRLTKEGEEVYKIALKLERCILNAEKELFKIINKEITFIIGASFTIGNYVLPEVLNNLKEAINNDVFIKVEVSEKIVDEVLDKKCDIGLIESPIMKEGLIYREWMDDELVLFSNTPLPKYVRKEDLYRFNWICREEGSHTRKLVSEVFESMGVECKSFNVISEVSSSTAVVQTILRSPVNKENPTVSIISKYAIANEVENGKLYEARIKGIKIKRKFYIVYTKERKHDPFIEKVVDFLLKLKK, encoded by the coding sequence ATGCTCAAAGATTTTACAAAACTTGAAACCTTTTTGACAGTTGTTAGGGAAAAAAGTTTTTCTAAGGCTTCTGCTAAACTTGGGATTTCACAACCTGCAGTAACACAACAGATAAAATATTTAGAGGACTATCTTGATACGAAAATAGTTGAAAGAAAGAAAAATGGCATAAGACTTACAAAAGAGGGTGAAGAGGTTTATAAGATTGCTTTAAAACTTGAAAGATGTATTTTAAATGCAGAAAAAGAACTATTTAAAATAATTAATAAAGAGATAACTTTCATTATTGGTGCTTCATTTACTATTGGTAATTATGTTTTGCCTGAAGTTTTAAATAATCTAAAAGAGGCTATTAATAATGATGTATTTATAAAGGTTGAAGTCAGTGAGAAGATAGTTGATGAAGTACTGGATAAAAAGTGTGATATAGGACTAATTGAATCTCCTATAATGAAAGAGGGCTTAATTTATAGAGAATGGATGGATGATGAACTTGTTTTATTTAGTAATACTCCTCTTCCTAAATATGTAAGAAAAGAAGATTTATATAGATTTAACTGGATATGTAGAGAAGAGGGCAGCCATACAAGAAAATTGGTTTCTGAAGTTTTTGAATCAATGGGAGTTGAGTGTAAAAGTTTCAATGTTATTAGTGAAGTTAGTAGCTCAACTGCAGTTGTTCAAACAATTCTTAGAAGTCCAGTAAATAAAGAGAATCCTACTGTGTCAATTATTTCAAAATATGCAATTGCAAATGAAGTTGAAAATGGAAAACTTTATGAGGCAAGAATAAAAGGTATAAAAATTAAAAGAAAATTTTATATTGTTTATACAAAAGAGAGAAAGCATGATCCATTCATAGAAAAAGTTGTTGATTTTCTTTTAAAACTTAAAAAATGA
- a CDS encoding aminotransferase class IV family protein, producing the protein MKFFETIKIENGKIFHIDYHNKRLNKTIYENFHIKSNFNLQDYINPHESGFFRCKVIYDKDILDIRYFPYQQREIKSFKLIESNIDYDYKYLDRKKIDELFEKRDKADEIIIVKNGLITDTSIANIALFDGKKWLTPKKPLLYGTTRERLLKEKKIFEKDIKIEEIKKYKKIALMNAMIGFYIVEEGIIL; encoded by the coding sequence GTGAAATTTTTTGAGACAATAAAAATTGAAAATGGAAAAATTTTTCATATTGACTATCACAATAAAAGATTAAATAAAACAATCTATGAAAATTTTCATATAAAAAGCAATTTTAACTTGCAAGATTATATCAATCCTCATGAAAGTGGATTTTTTAGATGTAAAGTCATATATGATAAAGATATTTTAGATATTAGATATTTTCCATATCAACAAAGAGAGATAAAAAGCTTTAAGTTGATTGAATCAAATATTGATTATGATTATAAATATCTTGATAGAAAAAAAATTGATGAACTTTTTGAAAAAAGAGATAAAGCAGATGAGATTATTATAGTAAAAAATGGACTAATTACAGATACCTCAATTGCAAATATTGCACTTTTTGACGGAAAAAAATGGCTTACACCTAAAAAGCCACTACTTTATGGTACTACAAGAGAGAGACTTTTAAAAGAAAAAAAGATTTTTGAAAAAGATATCAAAATTGAAGAGATAAAAAAATATAAAAAAATAGCTTTAATGAATGCAATGATTGGTTTTTATATTGTTGAAGAGGGTATAATTTTATAA
- the cysK gene encoding cysteine synthase A, translated as MNIKNNVTELIGNTPLVLINSLSSKYKAKIIGKCEFMNPTSSVKDRIGFNMIKKAIEEGKIDETSTIIEPTSGNTGIALASVCASFGLKLILTMPESMSIERRKLLKAFGAKLELTPANLGMKGAIEKAYELLKEIPNSFMPNQFENPANPEIHRLTTAKEILKDTDGEIDCFVAGVGTGGTISGVGEVLKEYNKDIKIYAVEPKKSPVLSGGKPGPHKIQGIGAGFIPKTLNINIIGEVIQIDDEEAFEMARFVAKEEGLLVGISSGANLAAACKIAQKNPGKNIITILCDTGERYLSTELFS; from the coding sequence ATGAATATTAAAAACAACGTTACTGAACTTATAGGAAATACACCCCTTGTTTTAATAAACTCACTATCAAGTAAATATAAAGCTAAAATTATTGGAAAATGTGAATTTATGAATCCTACAAGCTCTGTTAAAGATAGAATTGGCTTTAATATGATAAAAAAAGCTATTGAAGAAGGTAAAATTGATGAAACATCAACTATAATTGAGCCTACAAGCGGAAATACTGGAATAGCACTTGCATCAGTTTGTGCTTCCTTTGGTTTAAAGTTAATTTTAACTATGCCTGAATCTATGAGCATTGAGAGAAGAAAGCTTTTAAAGGCTTTTGGTGCAAAACTTGAATTAACTCCTGCAAATCTTGGGATGAAAGGAGCAATAGAAAAAGCATATGAGCTTTTAAAAGAGATACCAAACTCCTTTATGCCAAATCAATTTGAAAATCCAGCAAATCCAGAAATTCACAGATTAACTACTGCAAAAGAGATTTTAAAAGATACTGATGGTGAAATTGACTGCTTTGTTGCTGGAGTTGGAACAGGTGGGACAATAAGCGGAGTTGGAGAGGTTTTAAAAGAGTATAATAAAGATATTAAAATCTATGCAGTTGAGCCAAAAAAAAGTCCTGTTTTAAGCGGAGGAAAGCCAGGTCCTCATAAGATTCAAGGAATTGGAGCTGGATTTATTCCAAAAACATTAAATATTAATATCATAGGCGAAGTAATACAAATTGATGATGAAGAAGCTTTTGAGATGGCAAGATTTGTAGCAAAAGAAGAAGGCCTACTTGTTGGAATATCAAGTGGAGCAAATTTAGCAGCAGCTTGTAAAATAGCCCAAAAAAATCCTGGTAAAAATATAATAACTATACTATGTGATACTGGGGAGAGATATTTAAGTACAGAGTTGTTTAGTTAG
- a CDS encoding apolipoprotein N-acyltransferase yields the protein MSGKREPKILPAPAACPSISILSKNFRKYFNITLLIKAFLIATAFSFFIYSEYLEIKNIYLNSILAVISLFFILKADKKLNFWIGFFIGILWFYWIGLSFRYYNLSWMIPIVILFVGLVYGIIFWLIEVISNWIILGISKNLHSFTPSQLHSLIKSLFLLTLSYIHPFGFNWFIPELTLVNTMFSFDKLSFLLILLAINMGILGIRKWKLDIRNLGKFFTVFVLLFLAVDFKDCKPKMPNLKIYLSQTKIPQDVKWDPKYREKIVYSNLKIIDKAIEKGYDLVVLPESAFPMYLNLDDDLLNILKEKSKKIAIITGGLHYKNSLPYNSSYIFINERLIIADKVVLVPFGEETPLPKFLAKHVNEIFFNGAEDYQKAKKPTDFKIKNIKFRNAICYEATHPLLYKNAPKYMIAISNNAWFTPSIEPILQNLIIKYYARMHNMVVFHSCNIAKSDVIW from the coding sequence ATGAGTGGTAAAAGAGAACCCAAAATACTTCCTGCTCCAGCAGCTTGTCCTTCCATATCAATCCTTTCAAAAAATTTTAGAAAGTATTTTAACATCACTTTGCTAATAAAAGCCTTTTTAATTGCAACTGCTTTTAGTTTTTTTATTTATAGTGAATATTTGGAAATAAAAAATATATATTTAAACTCAATTTTGGCTGTTATATCTTTATTTTTTATTTTAAAAGCAGATAAAAAACTCAATTTTTGGATAGGTTTTTTTATAGGGATTTTGTGGTTTTATTGGATAGGACTTAGTTTTAGATATTACAATCTTTCTTGGATGATACCAATAGTTATTTTATTTGTTGGTTTGGTTTATGGAATAATTTTTTGGTTAATTGAAGTGATTAGTAATTGGATAATATTGGGAATTAGTAAAAATCTTCACAGCTTCACTCCTTCGCAGCTTCACAGCTTAATTAAAAGTTTATTTTTATTAACTTTAAGCTATATCCATCCATTTGGTTTTAACTGGTTTATACCAGAATTAACACTTGTTAATACTATGTTTTCTTTTGATAAATTATCGTTTTTATTAATTTTATTAGCTATTAATATGGGGATATTAGGAATTAGGAAATGGAAATTGGATATTAGGAATTTGGGGAAATTTTTTACTGTTTTTGTTTTGCTTTTTTTGGCTGTTGATTTTAAAGATTGCAAGCCAAAAATGCCCAATCTAAAAATTTATCTAAGCCAGACAAAAATTCCTCAAGATGTTAAATGGGATCCAAAATATAGAGAAAAAATAGTATATTCAAATTTAAAAATCATAGATAAAGCAATAGAAAAAGGATATGATTTAGTAGTGTTACCTGAGAGCGCTTTTCCTATGTATCTTAATTTAGATGATGATTTATTAAATATTTTAAAAGAAAAGAGTAAAAAAATAGCCATAATTACAGGTGGACTTCATTATAAAAACTCTCTTCCTTATAACTCTTCATACATTTTTATAAATGAAAGATTAATAATTGCAGATAAAGTTGTGCTTGTTCCTTTTGGAGAAGAGACTCCTCTTCCAAAATTTTTAGCAAAACATGTAAATGAGATATTTTTCAATGGTGCTGAAGATTATCAAAAAGCTAAAAAACCTACAGATTTTAAAATAAAAAATATAAAATTTAGAAATGCAATATGTTATGAAGCAACACATCCACTTCTTTATAAAAATGCACCAAAATATATGATTGCTATTAGTAATAACGCTTGGTTTACTCCATCAATTGAGCCAATATTACAAAATCTTATAATCAAATACTATGCAAGAATGCATAATATGGTAGTTTTCCACTCATGTAATATTGCAAAAAGCGATGTTATTTGGTAA
- the yajC gene encoding preprotein translocase subunit YajC, which translates to MEGQAAGAGSILGSLLPLIIIFAIFYFLIIRPQQQQAKKHKEMINSLQKGDKVVTNGGLIVEVVKPEEDFIKAKLNDEVIVKIDKNFIAKKLES; encoded by the coding sequence ATGGAAGGACAAGCTGCTGGAGCAGGAAGTATTTTGGGTTCTCTTTTACCACTCATTATAATCTTTGCTATTTTTTATTTTTTAATCATTAGACCACAACAGCAACAGGCCAAAAAGCACAAAGAGATGATAAACTCTTTGCAAAAAGGTGATAAAGTCGTTACTAATGGTGGTTTAATTGTTGAGGTTGTAAAACCTGAAGAGGATTTTATCAAAGCTAAGCTTAATGATGAAGTAATAGTTAAGATTGATAAAAATTTTATAGCTAAAAAATTAGAGAGTTAA
- the secD gene encoding protein translocase subunit SecD, giving the protein MRVLNYRLVIFLIALIGGIALSIPSFLNLKEGPKITLGLDLQGGLHMLLGVDTDAAIKSKIKSIASSIKYFAEDNDILIEDLKVDQNLITFTLLDKDDQPKMDEMLKNIPGLSIKKEGLRYSISLTPKEIESVKEYAINQAVDTIRNRLDQFGLAEPNVAKQGKDKILVELPGIKTPEQEQRIRALIAKAAHLQLMAVDEDRAARVYQMTPEEAAEYGDVILPDAKNPKVKYLLKEIPILDGSMIVDAKVAFDRNNQPVINFTLNSEGAKIFGDFTAKNIGKHLAIVLDNKVYSAPVIRERIGGGSGQISGGFSVEEAHDVAIALRSGALLAPVYMEEKRSVGPSLGADSIKASLIALISGFVLVVLFMIVYYGIAGVIADIALIANLFLIVGIMALFGATLTLPGMAGIVLTVGMAVDANVIINERIRELLREGVSIKKAIEQGYKNAMSAILDANITTLIAAVVLYAYGTGPIKGFAITISIGILASMLTAILGTHGIYEAIIDKIEKSKNLSTWFGIKVKGK; this is encoded by the coding sequence ATGAGAGTACTAAATTATCGTTTAGTTATCTTTTTGATTGCCTTGATTGGTGGGATAGCTTTGTCTATTCCATCTTTTTTGAATTTAAAAGAGGGGCCAAAGATAACATTGGGACTTGATTTACAAGGTGGTCTTCATATGCTTTTGGGAGTTGACACTGATGCAGCAATAAAATCAAAAATAAAGTCAATTGCCTCAAGCATAAAATATTTTGCAGAAGACAATGATATTTTGATTGAAGATTTAAAAGTTGATCAAAATCTTATAACATTTACACTTTTAGATAAAGATGATCAGCCAAAAATGGATGAAATGTTAAAAAATATCCCAGGGCTTTCTATAAAAAAAGAGGGATTAAGATATTCTATCTCTTTAACTCCAAAAGAGATAGAATCTGTTAAAGAGTATGCTATAAATCAAGCTGTTGATACTATTAGAAACAGACTTGATCAGTTTGGTTTGGCTGAGCCAAATGTTGCAAAACAGGGAAAAGATAAGATTTTAGTAGAACTTCCAGGTATTAAAACTCCAGAGCAAGAACAAAGAATTAGGGCATTAATTGCTAAAGCAGCCCATCTTCAACTTATGGCAGTTGATGAAGATAGAGCAGCAAGGGTATATCAAATGACTCCCGAAGAGGCAGCAGAGTATGGAGATGTAATTTTACCTGATGCAAAAAATCCAAAGGTTAAATATCTTCTAAAAGAGATACCTATACTTGATGGAAGTATGATAGTTGATGCAAAAGTTGCATTTGATAGAAACAATCAGCCAGTGATAAATTTTACTTTAAATAGCGAGGGTGCGAAAATTTTTGGAGATTTTACAGCAAAAAATATTGGAAAGCATTTAGCAATCGTTTTGGATAATAAAGTTTATTCAGCTCCAGTAATTAGAGAAAGAATTGGTGGAGGAAGCGGACAGATTAGCGGAGGATTTAGTGTTGAAGAGGCTCACGATGTGGCTATTGCACTAAGAAGCGGTGCACTTTTAGCCCCTGTTTATATGGAAGAAAAAAGAAGTGTTGGTCCAAGTCTTGGAGCCGATAGTATAAAAGCAAGTTTAATTGCATTGATAAGCGGTTTTGTTTTGGTTGTACTTTTTATGATTGTATATTATGGAATTGCTGGAGTTATTGCAGATATTGCACTTATTGCAAACCTATTTTTGATTGTAGGAATTATGGCACTGTTTGGTGCAACACTGACTCTGCCTGGTATGGCAGGTATTGTTTTGACTGTTGGTATGGCAGTTGATGCCAATGTTATTATAAATGAAAGAATTAGAGAGCTTTTAAGAGAAGGGGTAAGTATTAAAAAGGCAATTGAACAAGGTTATAAAAATGCGATGAGTGCAATTTTAGATGCAAATATTACTACTTTAATAGCAGCTGTTGTTTTATACGCATATGGAACTGGACCGATAAAAGGTTTTGCTATAACTATAAGCATTGGTATACTCGCTTCAATGCTGACTGCTATTTTAGGAACCCATGGAATATATGAAGCAATAATTGATAAAATTGAAAAAAGCAAAAACCTATCAACTTGGTTTGGTATAAAAGTAAAGGGTAAATAA
- the secF gene encoding protein translocase subunit SecF encodes MEFFKTDKTYNFMGKSKIFISFSLLLIAISYVLLFTKGLNFGIDFTGGTIIQVKYDKKVAIKPIREALKKSEVFKDAAVTYFGSDQEIIIRVKTSTKKLTSDIGDEARKVLKGTGNFEIRRVDIVGPKVGGELREKGIMATVIAIIGILIYVSFRFEWRFALASVLALVHDVSIAMGAISLFNVPVNLDILAAILTILGYSLNDTIIVFDRIREGIVEAKTDNLNEVINESITKTLSRTTLTSLTTFFVVLTLYLFGGEIIRGFSFTLLVGIIVGTYSSIFVASPLLGWLGFNLKKYREKLAQKKKREQEKERMRAMYEGGVV; translated from the coding sequence ATGGAGTTTTTTAAAACAGATAAAACTTATAATTTTATGGGTAAAAGTAAAATATTTATCTCATTTTCACTGCTTTTAATTGCTATTAGTTATGTTTTGCTTTTTACAAAAGGGCTTAATTTTGGTATAGATTTTACTGGTGGAACTATAATACAGGTAAAGTATGATAAAAAAGTTGCAATCAAGCCAATAAGAGAAGCCCTTAAAAAAAGTGAAGTTTTTAAAGATGCTGCAGTTACATATTTTGGAAGTGATCAAGAGATAATCATAAGAGTAAAAACATCTACAAAAAAACTGACTTCAGATATTGGAGATGAGGCAAGAAAGGTTTTAAAAGGTACTGGAAATTTTGAAATAAGAAGAGTAGATATTGTTGGACCAAAGGTTGGAGGAGAACTAAGAGAAAAAGGGATAATGGCTACAGTTATTGCCATTATTGGTATTTTAATATATGTATCTTTTAGATTTGAGTGGCGCTTTGCTTTGGCTTCGGTATTGGCTCTTGTTCATGATGTAAGCATTGCAATGGGAGCTATAAGTCTATTTAATGTGCCTGTTAATTTAGATATATTAGCAGCAATTTTAACAATTCTTGGATACTCTTTAAATGATACAATAATTGTATTTGACAGGATTAGGGAAGGTATTGTTGAAGCAAAAACAGATAATTTAAATGAAGTAATAAATGAATCAATCACAAAAACTCTATCAAGAACAACACTTACTTCACTTACAACATTTTTTGTTGTTTTAACTCTTTACCTATTTGGTGGTGAAATTATAAGAGGGTTTAGTTTTACACTTCTTGTTGGCATCATTGTTGGTACATACAGCTCTATTTTTGTAGCATCTCCGCTTCTTGGATGGCTTGGATTTAATCTTAAAAAATATAGAGAAAAACTTGCTCAAAAGAAAAAAAGAGAACAAGAGAAAGAGAGAATGAGAGCAATGTATGAGGGTGGAGTTGTTTAA